The following proteins are encoded in a genomic region of Flammeovirga pectinis:
- a CDS encoding Ig-like domain-containing protein, producing the protein MNITKNLLSVLLLLLIGNSTFAQKGEVLWREDFNEINPNIWQFETGNGNWGWGNGELEFYKQENTSIQEIPNETNNNALVIEAKKENEGDFEYTSSRLKSINGLAVRYGLIEVRMKVPDLGNGLWPAFWMMGTDQEQWPLRGEIDIMEMGHKLEDRERHGEESADINSFVGSNIILYSKDACSEGNPTCAGSAAYDVNYANPYVATTSMADRFVIYRMYWSAEEIRITIEDNGTEYDLFAGPFGLQEGTDTEVFQKPFFFLMNMAVGGTFTDALSTSTIDITTPAKMWVDYISVSKWNDQGEIFTGEIPKPQVSLTSPISNTIENASSVTLEATATSSLGNITKVEFFMGDSLLGQDLSAPYTVEWNNLIAGDYTITVKATDNKGVTQTTAPTIFNVSDLSGEGEVIWEDNFTSIDRNTWKFETGNGTWGWGNGELEFYTENNTSIKEIPEEPGNTAIVITAKEEQAGGFNYTSSRLVSENGVAVKYGVVEVRMKVPDLGNALWPAFWMMGTDAQSWPLRGEIDIMEMGHKLEERERQGHADAAINSYVGSNIILYSEAACSEGNPTCAGSTAYDVDYSKPYVSSTTLANKFVKYKMYWSPSSLRITIVDDNIEYDLFESPFGLESGTDTEAFQKPFFFLMNMAVGGNFTDAATMNDVNFDAPAEMWIDYIKVSKWNGRGEVFKGRMGGKTGKFAVFTNDDEINNGLTVGVDANVYVWENSLKEGTSEPFEGANALAWESTTNAWFGGGIAALEPQDMSDYQNGSLKFYAKIPEGLGFKVGIIAKTNESWITFPANQNNYGLTRNGEWAEIVIPIDDFGWLDLTQVEYLFAIAAEDGSKGNYDFAFDNIYWDDTPVKSLAPKVSILTPSNNQILSDISSLSLSSSAYDLDGEVVSVTYFVNDSIIGVANSSPFTISWNDTPTGEHIVIAKAEDNSGVSSISAPITFVVTDSNEGIGEVIWEDNFDTIDKTTWQFETGNGNWGWGNGELEYYTEKNSTIKEVPNEESNKAIVITAQNDNIRGFGFSSSRLKTQDKLAIKYGVVEARIQVPNLEGGLWPAFWMLGTGSQGWPSIGELDIMEMGHNPAYRLKHLEDSTITPDVNNYTAANIIWKSAAACSDDNPTCAANGTWFKGSATPYVSETSMANRFVTYRMYWSPKEIRYTIIDNGQEYDLLPAPFNIESGDGLEAFHKPFYFLMNLAVGGLFPDILNKEGVTADMPSEMWIDYVKVSKWNGVGEVIRNTVSNKKEGLFGVFTDNTSIDSKLEIGVDTDVFVWENTLKGGTTPPYQGTNVIAWETNQPNWWFGAGITCRDFINLSDKRKGSLKFKIKIPADVGFKIGVETTDTQYWIDFKANEDTYGLTRNGEWGEAIIPISNFNGINLEKVTSPFLILSGEGGTATTFEMAVDDIVWDPSSFPSEAPTVQITSPTNGIELENPSTLSIAANAEDIDGTIQRVEFYYGPKLIGIATEAPYVIQWNNIKEGDHVISAKAIDNTDLSSTSTIQVSVVGEGIGEVIWREDFNTIDPSVWGFEIGNGNWGWGNGELEYYREENASIEQVPNEVGNSALVIEAKKEDFGGKSYTSSRMLSKDKIAVKYGVVEIRMRTPNIEGGLWPAAWLLGTGAGTWPSIGEIDMMEMGQNFDDRARQNFPYADANNYVASNIIWYSDQALSPQNPTGAASAAWDPNYANPYVADSTLQDRFVTYRMYWSSSSIKLSIVDDSVEHFMFEQPHYFSEETSTFQKPFYFLLNMAVGGVFTDAHAEDQLWATLPAKMYVDYIQVSKWNGEGEIVTGASSNIAAKGRFGVFTDETAVNNKVTPGLDADIYLWNNLAPTSITPFEGSNTISWTNQVGSTWYGGGVHSRETWDLSNYKDGYIKFNMKLPTDVGIRVGFTSTSAEYWVPIQPNENVYGLERTGDWEEVIIPVSAFNVEDLSQINAPFLISSLDPLKDSIYSFAFDNMYWESATITSPIVDIIISQPENTIAYLKGDNLQISSNAYSPNSIIEKVEYYLNDEKIGEVAEAPYTFILENIGYGDYSISAKVVDANGVGISTKKEISIVEKGIYFALPSIAFTSIENNQLFSEGETIVLQVDASSENGMVEKVEFYDGQTLIGTSTVAPFTFLWENPALGSHVVTAKVVDAITSATSSAIVINVEENNCVPSNIAIGKDVTQSSTEGYLNADFAIDGDSTTRSSTNFSIPQWIKIDLKRDYDIEAVKLVWERANADAYYILMSDEDTDPDPSTWTIISDQSGLEDKARTDSLINLSGSGRYIAMYATSKQHPYGISLFEFEIFPTCESGKNNAPTPVINFTQSGSSYQFDASLSNDSDGDLLAYQWNFGDGTTSTLENPLHNYYQNGEYAVSLTVYDGKTEESTSILVNVNAVNTTACTFYSNNGDFSVEVEKQDNPTVTFIPTSILGSSEWVIITTFVDGNITGGFYMEKEGENFTFTLPSNLGENVAFYFTYQHNGVGQKDTNNDKVELTIGECGNNARINLEQNSLESEVVLYPNPSKGTFDMKMKELTSNQNIYIRVINISGTEVYAKETQTNALGELNERFELSKALNTGMYQLIIIGDDFSESVSILIK; encoded by the coding sequence ATGAATATTACTAAAAATTTACTCTCTGTACTACTACTTCTGCTTATTGGTAATTCTACCTTTGCACAAAAAGGGGAGGTACTTTGGAGGGAAGACTTCAATGAAATCAATCCCAACATTTGGCAATTTGAAACCGGAAATGGCAATTGGGGATGGGGAAATGGAGAGCTCGAATTCTATAAACAAGAGAATACGAGTATTCAAGAAATTCCAAATGAAACAAACAATAATGCTCTAGTAATAGAAGCAAAAAAAGAAAACGAAGGTGATTTTGAATACACTTCCTCTCGATTAAAAAGTATAAATGGACTAGCTGTTCGTTATGGACTAATTGAGGTTAGAATGAAAGTACCCGACCTAGGAAACGGTCTTTGGCCTGCATTCTGGATGATGGGAACAGACCAAGAACAATGGCCGTTACGTGGTGAAATTGACATCATGGAAATGGGCCATAAGCTAGAAGATAGAGAAAGACATGGCGAAGAAAGTGCTGATATCAATAGCTTTGTCGGATCAAATATTATTTTGTATTCTAAAGATGCATGTAGTGAAGGAAACCCAACTTGTGCTGGTAGTGCTGCTTACGATGTTAACTATGCAAATCCATACGTTGCCACTACCTCAATGGCAGATCGTTTTGTAATTTATAGAATGTATTGGAGTGCTGAAGAAATTAGAATTACTATAGAAGATAATGGCACAGAATACGATCTTTTTGCAGGTCCTTTTGGATTGCAAGAAGGTACAGATACAGAAGTCTTTCAGAAACCATTTTTCTTTTTAATGAACATGGCTGTAGGAGGTACTTTTACAGATGCTCTCTCTACATCTACCATAGATATTACTACTCCTGCAAAAATGTGGGTAGATTATATCAGTGTATCTAAATGGAATGACCAAGGAGAAATATTTACAGGAGAAATTCCAAAACCTCAAGTTTCACTTACTTCTCCTATCTCTAATACAATAGAAAATGCAAGTTCAGTTACTTTAGAAGCTACTGCTACTTCTAGTTTAGGGAATATTACTAAAGTAGAATTCTTTATGGGTGATTCTCTTTTAGGGCAAGATCTTTCAGCTCCTTATACTGTTGAATGGAATAACCTTATTGCAGGAGATTATACAATTACAGTAAAGGCTACCGACAATAAAGGTGTTACTCAAACAACAGCTCCTACTATTTTTAATGTAAGTGATTTATCCGGAGAAGGTGAAGTTATTTGGGAAGATAACTTTACATCTATAGATAGAAATACATGGAAATTTGAAACTGGAAACGGTACTTGGGGTTGGGGAAATGGGGAATTAGAGTTCTACACAGAAAACAATACAAGTATTAAAGAAATTCCTGAAGAACCAGGTAATACTGCTATCGTGATTACTGCTAAAGAAGAGCAAGCAGGCGGTTTTAATTACACCTCTTCTCGATTGGTAAGTGAGAATGGTGTTGCTGTAAAATATGGTGTTGTAGAAGTAAGAATGAAAGTTCCAGATCTTGGTAATGCACTTTGGCCTGCATTCTGGATGATGGGAACAGATGCTCAATCTTGGCCTTTAAGAGGTGAAATTGACATTATGGAAATGGGACATAAATTAGAAGAAAGAGAACGTCAAGGACATGCTGATGCTGCAATTAATAGCTATGTAGGTTCGAATATTATACTTTACTCAGAAGCGGCTTGTAGCGAAGGAAACCCTACTTGTGCTGGTAGTACTGCTTATGATGTAGACTATAGCAAACCTTATGTTTCTTCTACTACACTCGCCAATAAATTTGTGAAGTACAAGATGTATTGGAGTCCATCGTCTTTAAGAATTACAATTGTAGACGATAATATAGAATACGATTTATTCGAAAGCCCTTTCGGATTAGAAAGTGGTACAGATACAGAAGCATTCCAAAAACCTTTCTTCTTTTTAATGAACATGGCTGTGGGAGGTAATTTTACAGATGCAGCTACAATGAACGATGTAAATTTCGACGCTCCTGCAGAAATGTGGATTGATTATATTAAAGTGTCTAAATGGAATGGCAGAGGAGAAGTGTTTAAAGGCAGAATGGGAGGTAAAACTGGTAAATTTGCTGTTTTTACAAACGACGATGAAATCAATAACGGACTTACTGTTGGCGTAGATGCTAATGTTTATGTTTGGGAAAACTCTTTAAAGGAAGGTACTTCAGAACCATTTGAAGGTGCAAATGCTCTAGCATGGGAAAGTACAACAAATGCTTGGTTTGGTGGTGGAATTGCTGCTTTAGAACCGCAAGATATGTCAGATTATCAAAATGGCTCTTTAAAATTCTATGCAAAAATACCAGAAGGTTTAGGTTTTAAAGTTGGGATCATCGCCAAAACAAACGAAAGTTGGATTACATTCCCTGCAAATCAAAATAACTATGGCTTAACTAGAAATGGAGAATGGGCAGAAATAGTAATTCCAATTGATGATTTTGGTTGGTTAGACCTTACTCAAGTAGAATATCTTTTTGCTATTGCTGCAGAAGATGGTTCTAAAGGAAATTATGACTTTGCATTCGATAATATTTATTGGGATGATACTCCTGTAAAATCACTTGCTCCTAAAGTAAGTATACTCACTCCTTCCAATAATCAAATACTTTCAGATATATCTAGCTTATCATTATCAAGCTCCGCATATGATTTAGATGGAGAGGTTGTATCAGTTACTTATTTTGTAAATGATTCAATAATTGGTGTAGCTAACTCATCTCCATTTACTATTTCTTGGAACGATACTCCAACAGGTGAACATATAGTTATTGCAAAAGCAGAAGATAACAGTGGAGTCTCATCAATCTCTGCTCCTATTACTTTTGTAGTAACTGATTCTAATGAAGGGATTGGAGAAGTTATTTGGGAAGATAATTTTGATACAATAGACAAAACTACTTGGCAATTCGAAACAGGAAACGGCAACTGGGGTTGGGGTAATGGCGAATTAGAGTACTATACAGAAAAGAACTCTACAATTAAAGAGGTACCTAATGAAGAGAGTAATAAAGCAATCGTAATTACAGCCCAAAACGATAATATCAGAGGGTTTGGTTTTTCTTCTTCTCGTCTTAAAACACAAGATAAATTAGCAATTAAATATGGTGTTGTTGAAGCAAGAATACAAGTTCCCAATTTAGAAGGTGGCTTATGGCCTGCATTCTGGATGCTAGGAACTGGATCACAAGGTTGGCCAAGTATTGGTGAATTAGATATTATGGAAATGGGGCATAACCCTGCCTACAGGTTAAAACATCTAGAGGATAGCACAATCACTCCTGATGTAAATAACTATACTGCTGCAAATATTATTTGGAAATCTGCTGCTGCGTGTAGTGATGATAACCCAACTTGTGCAGCTAACGGAACGTGGTTTAAAGGTTCGGCTACCCCCTATGTTTCTGAAACATCTATGGCAAATAGATTTGTAACCTATAGAATGTATTGGTCGCCAAAAGAAATAAGATATACAATAATAGATAATGGTCAAGAATATGATTTACTCCCTGCTCCTTTTAATATTGAAAGTGGAGATGGGCTAGAAGCCTTTCATAAACCATTTTACTTCTTAATGAATCTCGCTGTTGGTGGTTTATTCCCTGATATCTTAAATAAAGAAGGAGTTACTGCAGATATGCCTTCAGAAATGTGGATCGATTACGTAAAAGTTTCAAAATGGAATGGTGTCGGAGAAGTAATTCGCAATACGGTATCTAACAAAAAAGAAGGATTATTTGGGGTGTTTACAGACAATACTTCTATTGATAGTAAATTAGAAATAGGTGTAGATACAGATGTTTTTGTTTGGGAAAACACTTTAAAAGGAGGTACTACTCCACCTTATCAAGGTACAAATGTAATTGCTTGGGAAACCAACCAACCTAATTGGTGGTTTGGTGCTGGTATTACTTGTAGAGATTTTATTAATCTTTCTGATAAACGAAAAGGTAGCTTAAAATTCAAAATCAAGATTCCTGCAGATGTTGGTTTTAAGATTGGAGTTGAAACTACAGATACTCAATATTGGATAGATTTTAAAGCAAATGAAGATACTTATGGGTTAACAAGAAATGGAGAATGGGGAGAAGCAATAATTCCTATTAGCAATTTCAATGGAATAAATCTAGAAAAAGTAACGTCTCCATTCCTCATTCTTTCTGGTGAAGGTGGTACAGCAACTACTTTCGAAATGGCTGTTGATGATATTGTTTGGGATCCAAGCTCGTTTCCTTCAGAAGCACCAACAGTACAAATAACAAGTCCTACAAATGGTATTGAATTAGAAAATCCATCAACATTATCAATTGCTGCCAACGCAGAAGATATTGATGGGACAATCCAGAGAGTAGAATTCTACTACGGTCCTAAATTAATTGGTATTGCAACAGAAGCTCCTTATGTAATTCAATGGAATAATATTAAAGAAGGAGATCACGTAATATCTGCCAAAGCAATTGATAATACTGACCTTAGTAGTACATCTACTATTCAAGTTTCTGTAGTTGGAGAAGGTATTGGTGAAGTAATTTGGAGAGAAGATTTTAATACTATCGACCCTTCTGTTTGGGGATTTGAAATAGGAAATGGCAATTGGGGCTGGGGTAATGGTGAATTAGAATATTATCGAGAAGAAAATGCCTCTATCGAACAAGTGCCAAATGAGGTTGGTAATTCTGCTTTAGTTATTGAAGCCAAGAAAGAAGACTTTGGAGGTAAATCATATACTTCTTCTAGAATGCTTTCTAAAGATAAAATTGCAGTAAAATATGGTGTTGTAGAAATCAGAATGAGAACACCTAATATTGAAGGTGGCTTATGGCCTGCTGCTTGGTTATTAGGAACAGGTGCTGGAACTTGGCCTAGTATTGGTGAAATTGATATGATGGAAATGGGACAAAATTTTGACGATAGAGCAAGACAAAATTTTCCGTATGCAGATGCTAACAATTATGTAGCATCAAATATTATTTGGTACTCAGACCAAGCATTATCACCACAAAATCCAACAGGAGCAGCAAGTGCAGCATGGGATCCAAATTACGCAAACCCGTATGTTGCAGATAGTACATTACAAGATCGTTTTGTTACCTATAGAATGTACTGGTCGTCTAGTTCAATTAAATTATCTATTGTAGACGACTCTGTTGAGCATTTTATGTTCGAGCAACCACATTATTTTTCAGAAGAAACATCTACATTCCAAAAACCATTTTATTTCTTATTAAATATGGCTGTTGGAGGTGTATTTACAGATGCGCATGCAGAAGACCAACTTTGGGCTACCTTACCTGCTAAAATGTATGTGGATTACATTCAAGTTTCGAAATGGAATGGTGAAGGTGAAATCGTAACTGGAGCATCTTCAAATATTGCAGCTAAAGGTCGTTTTGGAGTATTTACTGACGAAACAGCAGTGAACAATAAAGTTACTCCGGGCTTAGATGCTGATATTTATTTATGGAACAATTTAGCACCAACATCAATTACCCCGTTCGAAGGTAGTAATACTATTTCATGGACTAACCAAGTTGGTTCTACGTGGTATGGAGGTGGAGTTCATTCTAGAGAAACATGGGATTTATCAAACTATAAAGACGGCTACATTAAATTCAACATGAAATTACCTACAGACGTAGGCATAAGAGTTGGTTTTACAAGTACATCTGCAGAATATTGGGTACCAATTCAACCCAACGAAAATGTTTACGGATTAGAAAGAACCGGAGATTGGGAAGAGGTAATTATCCCAGTTAGCGCATTTAATGTTGAAGATCTATCACAAATAAATGCTCCATTTCTAATTTCGTCTTTAGATCCTTTAAAAGATTCCATTTATAGTTTTGCATTCGATAATATGTATTGGGAGTCTGCTACAATCACCTCTCCTATTGTAGATATCATTATTTCTCAACCAGAAAATACTATCGCATATTTAAAAGGTGATAATCTACAAATTTCATCAAATGCATATTCTCCAAACTCAATAATAGAGAAAGTAGAATATTATTTAAACGATGAAAAAATAGGAGAAGTAGCAGAAGCTCCTTATACATTTATTTTAGAAAACATTGGGTATGGAGACTATTCTATTTCAGCCAAAGTAGTTGATGCCAATGGCGTTGGAATATCTACTAAAAAAGAAATCTCTATTGTAGAAAAAGGAATTTACTTTGCTTTACCGTCTATCGCATTTACATCAATAGAAAACAATCAACTTTTCTCTGAAGGTGAAACTATCGTTTTGCAAGTAGATGCATCATCAGAAAATGGCATGGTAGAAAAGGTAGAATTTTATGATGGTCAAACCTTAATTGGTACATCAACTGTTGCTCCTTTTACATTCTTATGGGAAAACCCTGCCTTGGGTAGTCATGTAGTAACAGCTAAAGTAGTAGATGCTATTACAAGTGCTACATCTTCTGCAATTGTTATTAATGTAGAAGAAAACAATTGCGTTCCTTCTAATATTGCAATAGGGAAAGATGTTACTCAATCGAGTACTGAAGGATATCTAAATGCTGACTTTGCAATTGATGGTGATTCTACAACTAGGTCGTCTACAAATTTCAGTATTCCTCAATGGATAAAAATTGATTTAAAAAGAGACTATGATATTGAAGCAGTTAAACTAGTTTGGGAAAGAGCCAATGCAGACGCCTATTATATTCTAATGTCTGATGAAGACACTGATCCCGATCCATCTACTTGGACAATAATTAGCGATCAGAGTGGTTTGGAAGATAAAGCTAGAACTGACTCTTTAATTAATCTATCTGGTAGTGGTAGATATATTGCAATGTATGCAACAAGTAAACAGCATCCTTATGGAATTTCTTTATTCGAATTTGAAATTTTCCCTACTTGCGAAAGTGGAAAAAACAATGCCCCAACTCCTGTCATTAACTTTACCCAAAGTGGTTCGAGTTATCAATTTGACGCCTCTCTTTCTAATGATAGTGATGGAGATTTATTAGCATACCAATGGAACTTTGGTGATGGCACAACAAGTACTCTTGAAAACCCTCTTCATAATTACTACCAAAATGGAGAGTATGCTGTTTCGCTTACTGTATATGATGGCAAAACAGAAGAAAGTACTTCTATTCTAGTAAATGTAAACGCTGTAAATACAACTGCTTGTACATTCTATAGTAATAATGGAGATTTCTCTGTTGAGGTTGAGAAACAAGATAACCCAACAGTCACATTTATTCCTACTTCTATCTTAGGCAGCTCAGAATGGGTTATCATTACCACTTTTGTTGACGGAAACATTACAGGAGGTTTTTACATGGAGAAAGAAGGTGAAAATTTCACTTTTACACTTCCGTCAAATCTTGGGGAAAATGTTGCATTCTATTTCACCTACCAGCATAATGGTGTTGGTCAAAAAGACACCAATAATGATAAGGTTGAATTAACTATTGGAGAATGTGGTAATAATGCTCGCATTAATTTGGAGCAAAATAGTTTAGAAAGCGAAGTAGTACTTTATCCTAACCCATCAAAGGGTACTTTTGATATGAAAATGAAGGAGCTAACTTCGAATCAAAATATATATATCCGAGTAATTAATATTTCTGGTACTGAGGTGTACGCTAAAGAAACTCAAACAAATGCTTTGGGTGAACTTAATGAGCGTTTTGAATTATCTAAAGCATTAAATACAGGTATGTATCAATTAATAATTATAGGAGATGATTTTTCTGAGTCAGTTTCTATTCTAATAAAGTAA
- the radC gene encoding RadC family protein, with product METIYDNQTAGLSIKNLAEEDRPREKLLTKGRQSLSNAELIAILLGSGTPKLSAIQVGQLLLNEVDNNLDNLAKLSIKQLKQIKGIGDAKAVGITAALELGRRRKETEKPIKPKIGCSKDIYNLLSPHLLDLNHEELWVILLSRSNNIIGTEKVSMGGRAGTVADPKIIFQRALEKGACSIILSHNHPSGQVKPSQADISLTKKIKEAGKFLEMPLLDHLIFGNEQYFSFADEGIL from the coding sequence ATGGAAACTATTTACGACAATCAAACAGCAGGTTTAAGTATTAAAAACCTTGCAGAAGAAGACCGCCCAAGAGAAAAGCTCTTAACTAAGGGGCGTCAATCTCTGAGTAATGCAGAGCTAATTGCTATTTTACTAGGCTCTGGTACTCCAAAGTTATCGGCCATTCAAGTTGGGCAACTCCTATTAAATGAGGTGGATAATAATTTAGATAATCTTGCAAAACTATCTATTAAACAACTCAAACAAATTAAAGGTATTGGCGATGCGAAAGCTGTAGGAATAACTGCTGCTTTAGAACTAGGAAGAAGACGTAAAGAGACAGAAAAGCCTATCAAACCTAAAATTGGATGTTCTAAAGATATTTACAATCTACTCTCGCCCCATCTACTTGATTTAAACCATGAGGAGCTTTGGGTAATCTTATTAAGTAGATCAAATAATATAATTGGAACAGAAAAAGTTAGTATGGGCGGTAGAGCTGGAACAGTTGCTGACCCCAAAATTATCTTTCAGAGAGCATTAGAAAAAGGAGCTTGTTCAATTATTTTATCTCATAATCATCCTTCAGGACAGGTAAAACCTAGCCAAGCAGATATATCACTTACAAAAAAGATTAAAGAAGCAGGAAAATTTCTAGAAATGCCGCTGTTAGATCATTTAATCTTTGGGAATGAGCAGTATTTTAGTTTTGCTGATGAGGGTATTTTATGA
- a CDS encoding T9SS type A sorting domain-containing protein: MNTTKLYILLFFGFLLSSNLFATSLHVRHGETKIINGDLTVNERDYITVDAGGILIVKGTVHLNGHVTMIPRHGRPSFNPIYTQIQNNGDIIIEKNVIIKNAIDYHAGSHASLSILGERVNAQGTDAGRHGNAHGINKIEGHPGTHNFVGPNLQMNGMAQEFFGGGGGYGGHTTAMTKNNIDQVPQHVKDLIFQHFPNSLAATNLPIELSSFNVIVDENAIVATWITAQEINTKSFTVEKSIDGKNYTVVEKDIEAAGNSDVELTYEITDMDHNSSSSVYYRLTEYDLDGKSESWIKEVHLENEVSSHVISVYPDPADSQFNVILNLIKGDKATYELVQAETGVMIPLENKEEYNNGKAEFNVSHLNEGIYILLVKINGKPAYNKELIIKH, encoded by the coding sequence ATGAATACTACAAAACTATATATATTATTATTTTTCGGATTTCTATTAAGTAGTAATCTATTCGCTACTAGTCTACATGTTAGACATGGAGAAACAAAAATTATAAATGGAGATCTCACAGTTAATGAAAGAGATTATATTACAGTTGACGCTGGTGGTATTTTAATAGTTAAAGGAACTGTTCATCTAAATGGCCACGTAACTATGATACCTAGACATGGGAGACCAAGCTTCAACCCTATATATACTCAAATTCAAAATAATGGAGATATTATAATAGAGAAAAATGTAATTATTAAAAATGCAATAGATTACCATGCTGGATCACATGCTAGTCTTTCTATTTTAGGAGAGAGAGTAAATGCACAAGGAACAGATGCAGGAAGACATGGTAATGCTCATGGAATTAATAAAATTGAGGGCCATCCAGGAACTCACAATTTTGTTGGTCCAAACCTTCAGATGAACGGTATGGCTCAAGAGTTCTTTGGTGGAGGTGGCGGTTATGGTGGGCACACTACAGCCATGACCAAAAATAATATTGACCAGGTTCCTCAACACGTTAAAGACCTTATATTTCAACATTTCCCAAATTCATTAGCTGCGACAAATTTACCGATCGAGTTATCATCGTTTAATGTAATAGTTGATGAAAATGCTATTGTTGCTACATGGATTACTGCACAAGAAATAAATACTAAAAGTTTCACTGTTGAAAAATCTATTGATGGTAAAAACTATACTGTTGTAGAAAAAGATATAGAAGCTGCAGGTAATTCAGATGTAGAATTAACATATGAAATTACAGATATGGATCATAATTCTTCTTCTTCCGTTTATTATAGATTAACTGAATATGATTTAGATGGTAAATCAGAATCTTGGATAAAAGAAGTTCACCTAGAAAATGAAGTTTCATCTCATGTAATTAGTGTTTATCCAGATCCTGCAGATAGTCAATTTAATGTGATATTAAATCTTATAAAAGGAGATAAAGCTACTTATGAATTAGTGCAAGCAGAAACAGGTGTAATGATTCCTCTAGAAAATAAAGAAGAATATAATAATGGTAAAGCTGAATTTAATGTTAGCCATTTAAACGAAGGTATTTATATTTTACTCGTTAAAATAAACGGTAAACCTGCATATAATAAAGAGTTGATCATTAAACATTAA
- a CDS encoding polymer-forming cytoskeletal protein, with the protein MYKFTLLSFLFGLFPLITFAVDGESFVNIKPQMERFTSIDQWENPNNWSPKVVPNEKTLILVKGKSFIIDFNLKKDKQIVGAIDVSHGGELVITNRGNLFITNTLTVGPKSSLVVEGQLTVQEAIIQSTDAEFTVDQIGAIDAHELTIKIEDYAATINGHISTTYLTIHFLDKNGQLQIGDEAEIHVQSETIVKNRYQDNILGDIRKITTSGCSGNKLFCNLVTAYHLKLPTIVDFFDIEIENGHAFAYWETSIERDLSHFVIEKSHDGIAFEEIGKVQASGNSHEAVPYDHKDVAFTDTKDTFYRLRTIQQSGEEYIWCRHLKANENDKEEYGLVKINPNPTNYKLALDLEGESFKDFDIKLHHTENESVWDIMPEFEENQALFDIHHYPAGTYILKVKMKDLLVYSGNVIIHATNSRGNIKNSQAIILEED; encoded by the coding sequence ATGTACAAATTCACCCTTCTATCGTTTCTTTTTGGATTATTCCCATTAATCACTTTTGCTGTTGATGGAGAAAGTTTTGTCAATATTAAACCTCAAATGGAACGCTTTACTTCTATCGACCAATGGGAGAACCCCAATAATTGGTCACCTAAAGTAGTTCCTAACGAAAAAACACTGATTCTTGTAAAAGGTAAATCGTTTATTATTGACTTTAATCTAAAAAAAGACAAGCAAATAGTAGGTGCAATTGATGTTTCTCATGGAGGTGAATTAGTTATAACCAACCGAGGGAATCTTTTTATTACCAACACACTTACTGTCGGACCTAAAAGTAGTTTAGTTGTAGAAGGGCAATTAACTGTACAAGAAGCTATTATTCAGAGTACAGATGCAGAGTTTACAGTCGATCAAATTGGAGCGATAGATGCCCATGAGCTAACGATAAAAATAGAAGATTATGCTGCCACTATAAATGGACATATCTCTACAACTTATCTAACTATTCATTTTTTAGATAAAAATGGACAATTACAGATTGGTGATGAAGCTGAAATTCATGTACAAAGTGAAACTATAGTAAAAAATAGATATCAGGATAATATACTCGGTGATATTAGAAAGATTACTACATCCGGATGTTCTGGCAATAAATTGTTTTGTAATCTTGTAACTGCCTATCATTTAAAGCTACCAACAATTGTAGATTTCTTTGATATTGAAATTGAAAATGGACATGCTTTTGCTTATTGGGAAACTTCTATTGAGCGAGATTTAAGTCACTTTGTAATAGAGAAATCACATGATGGTATTGCCTTTGAAGAAATTGGTAAAGTACAAGCAAGTGGCAATTCTCATGAAGCAGTTCCTTACGATCATAAAGATGTTGCATTTACAGATACAAAAGATACTTTTTACAGACTAAGAACAATTCAGCAGTCTGGAGAAGAATATATTTGGTGTCGTCATTTAAAAGCCAACGAAAATGATAAAGAAGAATATGGTTTAGTAAAAATCAATCCCAACCCTACAAATTATAAACTTGCTCTTGATTTAGAAGGTGAATCGTTTAAAGATTTTGATATAAAATTACATCATACAGAAAATGAGTCTGTTTGGGATATCATGCCTGAATTCGAAGAGAACCAAGCGTTATTTGATATTCATCACTACCCTGCCGGTACGTATATTCTTAAAGTAAAAATGAAAGATCTATTGGTCTATTCAGGTAATGTGATTATACATGCCACTAATAGTAGAGGGAATATAAAGAACAGTCAAGCTATTATTTTAGAGGAGGATTAA